In Propionicimonas paludicola, a single window of DNA contains:
- a CDS encoding shikimate dehydrogenase has protein sequence MKAAVLGSPIAHSLSPLLHRTGYATLGLDEWSYQRFELTAADLPSFLAGLDESWRGFSLTMPLKQACLEVADEVTALAARAGAGNTLVRTPTGWRADNTDIPGLVAALRPSWGGWTSAAVLGAGATARSAILALDELGVTAVTVYARRPAQADDLICWAATATPGLRVTAADLGSWAAGGEPAVISTLPAGAIDGTGIAPGGGLVFDAVYAGWPTPLARAAASAGRTVVGGAELLLAQALLQFEQFTGVRPDTEVLRRALAAAIEPKIVMVGFMGAGKTTVGRALASWLGRPFVDTDELIAASAGRSIAEIFAEDGEQFFRRLEAEAIIEVLTGAPAVVSLGGGAVGTRAVREALTGHRVVFLDVGYDEALARVGADSGRPVLARPDLPELYAARQQLYREVATVTVPSTGEPGQTHQELADQLTSRVLAALA, from the coding sequence GTGAAAGCTGCCGTCCTGGGTTCCCCGATCGCGCACTCGCTGTCGCCGTTGCTGCACCGCACCGGCTACGCCACCCTCGGCCTGGACGAGTGGAGCTACCAGCGCTTCGAACTGACCGCCGCCGACCTGCCGAGCTTCCTGGCCGGGCTGGACGAGTCGTGGCGCGGGTTCAGCCTGACCATGCCGCTGAAGCAGGCCTGCCTCGAAGTGGCCGACGAGGTGACCGCGCTGGCGGCCCGGGCCGGGGCCGGCAACACCCTGGTGCGCACGCCGACCGGCTGGCGTGCCGACAACACCGACATCCCCGGACTGGTGGCTGCGCTGCGTCCGTCCTGGGGCGGCTGGACGTCCGCGGCCGTGCTGGGTGCCGGGGCCACCGCCCGCTCGGCGATCCTGGCCTTGGACGAGCTCGGGGTGACCGCGGTGACCGTCTACGCGCGGCGTCCGGCGCAGGCCGACGACCTGATCTGCTGGGCGGCCACGGCCACGCCCGGGCTGCGGGTCACCGCGGCCGACCTCGGCAGCTGGGCCGCCGGCGGCGAGCCGGCCGTGATCTCCACCCTGCCGGCCGGCGCGATCGATGGGACCGGTATCGCCCCTGGTGGCGGCCTGGTCTTCGACGCCGTCTACGCCGGTTGGCCGACCCCGCTGGCCCGGGCCGCCGCGTCCGCCGGACGGACGGTGGTCGGCGGCGCCGAGCTCTTGCTGGCCCAGGCGCTGCTGCAGTTCGAGCAGTTCACCGGCGTCCGGCCCGATACCGAGGTGCTACGCCGGGCACTGGCTGCGGCGATCGAGCCCAAGATCGTCATGGTCGGCTTCATGGGGGCCGGCAAGACCACGGTCGGCCGGGCTCTGGCGTCCTGGCTGGGTCGCCCCTTCGTCGACACCGACGAGCTGATCGCCGCATCGGCCGGACGCAGCATCGCCGAGATCTTCGCCGAGGACGGGGAACAGTTCTTCCGGCGGCTGGAGGCCGAGGCCATCATCGAGGTGCTCACCGGTGCCCCGGCCGTGGTGTCGCTGGGTGGGGGAGCGGTCGGCACCCGCGCGGTCCGCGAAGCGCTCACCGGGCACCGGGTGGTCTTCCTCGACGTCGGCTACGACGAAGCCTTGGCCAGGGTGGGAGCCGACTCCGGGCGTCCGGTGCTGGCTCGTCCGGACCTGCCCGAGTTGTACGCGGCCCGTCAGCAGCTTTACCGCGAGGTGGCCACAGTGACGGTTCCCTCGACCGGCGAGCCCGGCCAGACCCACCAGGAGCTGGCCGATCAGCTCACCTCGCGAGTCCTTGCCGCGCTGGCCTGA
- a CDS encoding threonine aldolase family protein: protein MIDLRSDTLTRPTPEMLAAMAAAPVGDDVYGEDPTINALEAKVAAMLGHEAGLFVTTGSMGNLLGIWSLVAPGQEVVCDVRAHIARAEMGAHAALHGTTMRTWTSPDGVTDAATIASVITPDAGPYLVSTAAVALENTHNFGGGTVQPYQHLVEVSALCRDAGVGLHLDGARLWNAHVATGVPLADYGRLFDTVNVCFSKGLGAPVGSMLVASAEVIAKARVQRKRLGGGWRQAGVLAAAADYALEHHLPRLGEDHVAAKAFAEQVVALAPDAVDVSSVATNIVVLSTGTRPAAEVAKAAAEAGVLVSALGAHMVRAVTYQQISLDQAASAGQILGGILAA, encoded by the coding sequence GTGATCGACCTGCGTAGCGACACGCTGACCCGACCGACCCCGGAGATGCTGGCGGCAATGGCCGCCGCGCCGGTCGGGGACGATGTCTACGGCGAGGATCCGACCATCAACGCCCTCGAGGCCAAGGTGGCCGCGATGCTCGGCCATGAGGCCGGACTATTCGTCACCACCGGCTCGATGGGCAATCTGCTGGGCATCTGGTCACTGGTGGCTCCTGGCCAGGAGGTGGTCTGCGACGTCCGCGCGCACATCGCCCGGGCCGAGATGGGCGCCCACGCCGCCCTGCACGGCACCACGATGCGTACCTGGACCTCCCCGGACGGCGTCACTGACGCGGCCACCATCGCCTCGGTGATCACCCCGGACGCCGGGCCGTACCTGGTCTCGACCGCCGCGGTGGCGCTGGAGAACACCCACAACTTCGGCGGCGGCACCGTCCAGCCTTATCAGCACCTGGTCGAGGTCTCCGCGCTGTGCCGCGACGCCGGCGTGGGGCTGCACCTGGACGGCGCCCGGCTGTGGAACGCCCACGTGGCCACCGGGGTACCGCTGGCCGACTACGGGCGGCTGTTCGACACCGTCAACGTCTGCTTCTCCAAGGGCCTGGGCGCGCCGGTCGGCTCGATGCTGGTCGCCAGCGCCGAGGTCATCGCCAAGGCGCGGGTGCAGCGCAAGCGGCTGGGCGGCGGCTGGCGGCAGGCCGGAGTCCTGGCCGCAGCGGCCGACTACGCCCTCGAGCATCACCTGCCCCGGCTGGGTGAGGACCACGTTGCGGCGAAGGCGTTCGCCGAGCAGGTCGTCGCACTGGCCCCGGACGCGGTGGACGTGTCGAGCGTGGCCACCAACATCGTGGTGCTGAGCACCGGAACCCGTCCGGCGGCCGAGGTGGCGAAGGCTGCTGCAGAAGCCGGGGTACTGGTCTCGGCCCTCGGGGCACATATGGTGCGTGCGGTGACCTACCAGCAGATCAGCCTGGATCAGGCGGCCAGCGCCGGACAGATCCTCGGCGGGATCCTCGCGGCCTGA